In Luteitalea sp. TBR-22, one genomic interval encodes:
- a CDS encoding carbon-nitrogen hydrolase family protein: MSTCRVALANLPFPTGPDDAVDRVRAAIVEAAAAGAAVVCFPECYVPGYRAPGKHVAPPDPAFLGRAVTEVAQLAAANRVGVVLGTERVVDGALRACAVVVDEAGTVVGVQDKVQIDPSEEGLYAPGGGRVLCVVAGVTVGVTICHEGWRYPETVRWAARRGAQIVFHQAFHEAESGGFRPSTFADPRNTFHEKAVLCRAAENTCFVATVNYASEGSPTTSAIARPDGTVQAWQPYGVAGLLVADLDLSQATGLLAQRCRY, from the coding sequence GTGAGCACCTGCCGTGTCGCCCTTGCCAACCTGCCGTTTCCCACGGGCCCGGACGACGCCGTCGACCGGGTTCGCGCGGCGATCGTCGAGGCCGCCGCAGCCGGTGCGGCAGTCGTGTGCTTCCCGGAGTGCTACGTGCCGGGCTATCGCGCGCCGGGCAAGCACGTGGCTCCGCCCGATCCCGCCTTCCTCGGCCGCGCCGTCACGGAAGTGGCGCAGCTGGCCGCCGCCAACCGGGTCGGCGTCGTGCTCGGCACCGAGCGGGTGGTGGACGGGGCGCTGCGGGCCTGCGCCGTGGTGGTCGACGAGGCGGGCACCGTGGTGGGGGTGCAGGACAAGGTGCAGATCGATCCGTCCGAGGAGGGCCTCTACGCGCCCGGCGGCGGGCGTGTGCTCTGCGTCGTCGCGGGCGTGACGGTCGGCGTGACCATTTGCCACGAGGGCTGGCGTTACCCGGAGACCGTGCGGTGGGCCGCCCGGCGCGGGGCGCAGATCGTGTTCCACCAGGCCTTCCACGAGGCGGAGTCCGGTGGGTTCCGCCCCTCGACCTTCGCCGACCCGCGCAACACGTTCCACGAGAAGGCGGTCCTGTGTCGCGCCGCCGAGAACACCTGCTTTGTCGCGACCGTGAATTACGCCAGCGAGGGGTCGCCCACCACGTCGGCCATCGCGCGTCCGGACGGGACGGTGCAGGCCTGGCAGCCGTACGGCGTCGCCGGCCTGCTGGTCGCCGACCTCGACCTGTCGCAGGCCACGGGCCTGCTCGCGCAGCGCTGTCGCTACTGA
- a CDS encoding APC family permease: protein MSAKSLGFWQCWSLVVGGAIGSAVFMMPAVMAPYGRTGLVGLAAATAGALAIALTLGHLARRITSSGGCYAYTRAAFGDFPAFLVAWGFWISLWVSVAAMALACASYVGALVPAIAASRSVTVACGLAAVWLTVGVNCIGVRESGLVSLVTTVLKIAPLLVVGLGGLWIGEAAPLPAATVPGSPVMLLGSVFALAFWNFVGIEAATVPSEHVTNSARTVPRALLWGTLTVGAIYLLVSYVSLTRVAPDALLASRAPLADVGRQVLGPLAATVITLGAIVSVAGCLNVTMLEAGQTAMAAARDGLFPSPFARLSPQGVPAQSYIVAGGLASGLLLLNAADGLVHAFTFMGLLATLTTVVPYAAAALASLVLGRTGRTDPARSRHVAVAMCALLACAWVIASVGWSTAAWGLALLVLGVPVYVGLTLRGPGRTVAAPAPGAPPSGVVAD from the coding sequence GTGTCAGCCAAGTCATTGGGATTCTGGCAGTGCTGGAGCCTCGTCGTCGGCGGCGCGATCGGCAGTGCCGTCTTCATGATGCCGGCCGTGATGGCACCGTACGGCCGCACCGGCCTCGTCGGCCTGGCCGCGGCCACCGCCGGGGCCCTGGCCATCGCGCTCACCCTCGGGCACCTGGCGCGCCGGATCACGTCCAGTGGCGGCTGCTACGCGTACACGCGCGCCGCATTCGGCGACTTCCCCGCCTTCCTCGTCGCCTGGGGATTCTGGATCAGCCTGTGGGTGTCGGTGGCCGCCATGGCGCTGGCGTGCGCGTCCTACGTCGGCGCGCTGGTGCCGGCCATCGCGGCGAGCCGCAGCGTGACGGTGGCCTGCGGCCTGGCGGCCGTCTGGCTCACCGTCGGCGTGAACTGCATCGGGGTGCGCGAGTCAGGGCTGGTGTCGCTGGTGACCACGGTGCTGAAGATCGCGCCGCTCCTGGTGGTGGGCCTCGGTGGCCTCTGGATCGGCGAGGCGGCGCCCCTGCCGGCCGCGACGGTGCCCGGCTCGCCGGTCATGCTCCTCGGCTCCGTGTTCGCGCTCGCGTTCTGGAACTTCGTGGGGATCGAGGCGGCGACCGTGCCCTCCGAGCACGTGACCAACTCGGCGCGTACCGTGCCGCGCGCGCTGCTGTGGGGCACGCTGACCGTCGGCGCGATCTACCTGCTCGTGTCGTACGTGTCGCTCACGCGCGTCGCGCCCGATGCGCTCCTCGCCTCTCGGGCGCCACTGGCCGACGTCGGACGCCAGGTGCTCGGCCCGCTCGCCGCCACGGTCATCACGCTCGGGGCCATCGTCTCGGTGGCAGGCTGCCTGAACGTCACGATGCTCGAGGCCGGCCAGACGGCGATGGCCGCTGCCCGCGACGGGTTGTTCCCCTCGCCGTTCGCCCGCCTGTCGCCGCAGGGCGTCCCGGCGCAGTCCTACATCGTCGCCGGCGGCCTCGCGAGCGGGCTGCTGCTCCTGAACGCCGCCGACGGCCTGGTGCACGCGTTCACGTTCATGGGCCTGCTCGCGACGCTCACCACCGTGGTGCCCTACGCCGCCGCGGCGCTGGCCAGCCTCGTGCTCGGACGCACGGGCCGCACCGATCCGGCCCGCAGCCGCCATGTCGCGGTCGCGATGTGCGCGCTGCTGGCGTGCGCCTGGGTGATCGCCAGCGTGGGTTGGTCGACGGCCGCCTGGGGCCTCGCATTGCTGGTCCTCGGCGTCCCCGTGTACGTCGGCCTCACCTTACGCGGCCCCGGACGCACCGTCGCGGCTCCTGCCCCCGGCGCACCGCCCTCGGGGGTCGTGGCCGACTGA
- a CDS encoding phosphatase PAP2 family protein, with protein sequence MPALRGSELLVLAWCAVALLVSMRRRVPSTARMRVVTGILGLGAVVRLVALLPDTGVAVAVRNLVPALYVLAAYRICGAFFLAPDTRLEAWLVEVDRRAMGAAHPEHWLRDQPWLLGLLEAAYLAVYAMLPLGAWSAWAAGGVDAVDQYWRVVFPAEATCYLALAWLPTRPPRTLEAWTTELRTRSALRGANEFVLARGSHLMNTIPSGHAAGAAAVAMALVGLGAPWAAVFGATAAAICVATVVGRYHFLVDTILGVGVAAAWWLAVHAWG encoded by the coding sequence ATGCCAGCGCTGCGTGGGTCCGAGTTGCTCGTGTTGGCGTGGTGCGCCGTGGCGCTGCTGGTGTCGATGCGTCGACGCGTTCCGTCCACGGCGCGCATGCGCGTGGTGACGGGGATCCTCGGGCTTGGCGCGGTCGTGCGGTTGGTGGCGCTCCTCCCGGACACGGGCGTGGCAGTCGCCGTCCGCAACCTCGTGCCGGCCCTGTACGTGCTCGCGGCATACCGGATCTGCGGGGCATTCTTCCTCGCCCCCGACACGCGCCTGGAGGCGTGGCTGGTCGAGGTCGACCGCCGCGCGATGGGCGCTGCGCATCCCGAGCACTGGCTTCGGGATCAGCCGTGGCTGCTCGGCCTGCTGGAGGCGGCATACCTCGCGGTGTACGCGATGCTGCCGCTCGGCGCGTGGTCGGCGTGGGCTGCGGGCGGGGTCGACGCCGTGGACCAGTACTGGCGCGTGGTGTTTCCGGCCGAGGCGACGTGTTACCTGGCGCTCGCCTGGCTGCCCACGCGGCCGCCACGCACCCTCGAGGCGTGGACGACGGAGCTGCGGACGCGTTCTGCGCTGCGCGGCGCGAACGAATTCGTGCTGGCGCGCGGCAGTCACCTGATGAACACGATTCCGAGCGGTCACGCAGCCGGCGCCGCGGCGGTGGCCATGGCGCTCGTCGGGCTCGGGGCGCCCTGGGCGGCAGTCTTCGGGGCGACTGCCGCTGCCATCTGCGTGGCGACCGTAGTGGGTCGCTACCACTTCCTGGTCGACACGATCCTGGGCGTTGGCGTGGCGGCCGCGTGGTGGCTCGCGGTGCACGCCTGGGGGTGA
- a CDS encoding acetylxylan esterase yields the protein MRLLHLPDVRLALSCALVATGLALPVAAQDVVTGTPEIVVTPTVPSWTYPVGAPASFRVEVRRDGHPLPGVAVTVRCGPEMLPPTLTREITSGTAPVTIDAGTMSTPGFLRCIGTAQHEGRSYRGLGTAGFDPQKLAPTVTDPADFDAFWDAGKAALARIPIDLTRELLPSYGGPGITVSHVSFQTVGLDPNGTGTSRIYGILCEPSAPGRYPALLSVPGAGVRPYRGLIAPCQRGIITLQIGIHGLPVTLDPAVYTGLGAGSLNRYFMNNVEDRDRFFYRRVYLSTVRANDVLASLPNYDGTNLGVVGGSQGGALAIVTAALDARVKGLSSTYPALADLTGYLNGRAGGWPHFFHPTRPGPKPTPEALRTLPYYDVVNFARRVKAPGIYTWGYNDETVPPTSIFSAFNVITAPKHWMLALTTGHNTTPEQNGRMEAWMEELLRTGRRPAAIPMPPPPTLP from the coding sequence ATGCGACTCCTCCATCTTCCTGACGTTCGCCTGGCCCTGTCGTGTGCGCTCGTAGCCACGGGGCTCGCGCTTCCCGTTGCCGCGCAGGACGTGGTGACGGGGACTCCCGAGATCGTCGTCACGCCGACCGTTCCATCGTGGACCTATCCCGTCGGCGCGCCGGCGTCGTTCCGCGTCGAGGTGCGACGCGACGGGCATCCGCTCCCTGGCGTCGCCGTCACGGTGCGATGCGGTCCGGAGATGCTGCCGCCGACGCTGACCAGGGAGATCACCAGCGGCACCGCGCCGGTGACCATCGACGCCGGCACGATGAGCACTCCGGGTTTCCTGCGGTGCATCGGTACGGCGCAACACGAGGGCCGCAGCTATCGCGGCCTCGGCACGGCCGGCTTCGACCCGCAGAAGCTCGCGCCCACCGTCACCGATCCGGCCGACTTCGATGCCTTCTGGGACGCCGGCAAGGCGGCGCTGGCAAGGATTCCCATCGACCTGACGCGTGAGCTGCTGCCGTCGTATGGCGGTCCGGGCATCACGGTGTCGCACGTGAGCTTCCAGACCGTCGGACTCGATCCCAACGGCACCGGCACGAGCCGGATCTACGGCATCCTGTGCGAGCCGTCAGCGCCCGGACGGTACCCGGCGCTGCTGTCGGTGCCCGGTGCGGGCGTGCGGCCGTACCGCGGACTCATCGCGCCGTGCCAGCGCGGCATCATCACGCTCCAGATCGGCATCCACGGCCTGCCGGTCACGCTCGACCCCGCGGTGTACACGGGGCTGGGCGCCGGCAGCCTGAATCGCTACTTCATGAACAACGTCGAGGACCGCGATCGATTCTTCTACCGTCGCGTGTACCTCTCGACGGTCCGCGCCAACGACGTGCTCGCCAGCCTGCCCAACTACGACGGCACGAACCTCGGCGTCGTCGGCGGCAGCCAGGGCGGCGCCCTCGCGATCGTCACCGCTGCCCTCGACGCGCGCGTCAAGGGCCTCTCCTCCACGTACCCTGCGCTCGCCGATCTCACCGGCTATCTGAACGGGCGTGCCGGTGGCTGGCCGCACTTCTTCCATCCGACGCGGCCGGGCCCGAAGCCCACGCCCGAGGCGCTCCGCACGCTGCCGTACTACGACGTGGTCAACTTCGCGCGCCGCGTCAAGGCGCCCGGCATCTACACGTGGGGCTACAACGACGAGACCGTGCCGCCGACCTCGATCTTCTCGGCGTTCAACGTGATCACGGCGCCGAAGCACTGGATGCTGGCGCTGACGACAGGGCACAACACGACGCCGGAGCAGAACGGTCGCATGGAGGCCTGGATGGAGGAGTTGCTCAGGACGGGCCGCCGCCCCGCAGCGATTCCGATGCCGCCGCCCCCGACCCTGCCGTAG
- the upp gene encoding uracil phosphoribosyltransferase — protein MPVHLISHPVARALLTQLRDKQTPSPLFRQYAQRLSVLIATEAMRDLPTEVITVETPLGPAEGARIATDVVVVPVLRAGLGMLEAVLSVVPHARVGHIGLQRDEATAVASQYYAKFPVGLDASEVLLIDPMLATGGSAVASLELLASRGARRLRLLCIVAAPEGIAEVERHFPDVQVYTAAIDSHLNAQKFIVPGLGDFGDRLFGTV, from the coding sequence GTGCCGGTCCACCTCATCTCCCATCCCGTGGCCCGCGCGCTGCTGACGCAGCTGCGCGACAAGCAGACGCCCTCGCCCCTCTTCCGCCAGTACGCGCAGCGGTTGAGCGTGCTGATTGCGACCGAGGCGATGCGCGATCTCCCGACCGAGGTCATCACGGTCGAGACGCCGCTCGGACCCGCCGAGGGCGCGCGCATCGCGACCGACGTGGTGGTCGTCCCCGTCCTGCGCGCGGGACTGGGCATGCTGGAGGCGGTGTTGTCGGTGGTGCCGCACGCTCGCGTCGGGCACATCGGGCTGCAGCGCGACGAGGCGACCGCCGTCGCCTCGCAGTACTACGCGAAGTTCCCGGTGGGACTCGACGCCAGCGAAGTCCTGCTGATCGATCCCATGCTGGCCACCGGTGGCAGCGCCGTCGCCTCGCTCGAACTCCTCGCCTCGCGTGGCGCGCGTCGCCTGCGCCTGCTGTGCATCGTCGCGGCGCCCGAGGGCATCGCCGAGGTCGAGCGGCACTTCCCCGACGTGCAGGTCTACACCGCCGCCATCGACAGCCACCTGAACGCGCAGAAGTTCATCGTGCCCGGCCTCGGCGACTTCGGCGACCGCCTGTTCGGCACGGTGTAG
- a CDS encoding HAD family hydrolase codes for MSPRAGQPQPVHGAILFDLDGTLIRGDLARWYLLDAMRRRPVRMLPALLVAPLVLPLFLSPRWRRHATTTFFWIATVGRRPREVFREFRRFARSFVAPRPPSRTKLRGPAIERLRAESERGVPVAVVTGCAAPLAHAFVLALGLPRVRVVGSVARWRVGGLVIAVHCYGERKVPLAEAAGVPPPWRACYTDSARDVPLLRASAVRVLVCPSAQTRRAVEAALGGPVRVETWS; via the coding sequence ATGTCCCCGCGTGCCGGTCAGCCGCAGCCCGTTCACGGCGCGATCCTGTTCGATCTCGACGGCACGCTGATTCGTGGCGACCTCGCCCGCTGGTATCTGCTCGACGCGATGCGGCGGCGGCCGGTCCGCATGCTGCCTGCGCTCCTGGTCGCCCCTCTCGTGCTGCCGCTCTTCCTCTCGCCGCGATGGCGGCGCCACGCCACGACCACGTTCTTCTGGATCGCGACGGTGGGGCGACGTCCGCGGGAGGTCTTCCGTGAGTTCCGCCGCTTCGCGCGCAGCTTCGTTGCGCCCCGGCCACCGTCGCGCACCAAGCTGCGTGGGCCGGCCATCGAGCGCCTGCGCGCCGAGAGCGAGCGCGGCGTGCCGGTCGCCGTGGTCACCGGCTGCGCGGCGCCTCTCGCGCACGCGTTCGTGCTGGCCCTCGGGCTGCCACGGGTGCGCGTGGTGGGATCGGTGGCCCGGTGGCGCGTCGGCGGACTCGTGATCGCCGTGCACTGCTACGGCGAGCGCAAGGTGCCTCTTGCCGAGGCCGCCGGCGTGCCGCCGCCCTGGCGTGCGTGCTACACCGACAGCGCCCGCGACGTGCCGCTGCTGCGTGCGTCTGCGGTCCGCGTGCTGGTCTGCCCGTCGGCGCAGACGCGTCGCGCCGTCGAGGCCGCGCTCGGCGGCCCCGTCCGGGTCGAGACCTGGTCCTGA
- a CDS encoding FAD:protein FMN transferase translates to MPAPVLLAVHAMATRFELVLHGDDAMRLRAAGEEALAEITRAEQLLSAYAPASDIGRINRDGAAGPVRVMAETCRVLRQCLGLARATHGAFDVTVGPLVRLWRAAGEVGVVPDAAAIAEARLLVGADQVIVDEDALTVALARPGVAIDLGAAGKGYAIDLAIGVLREHGVTSALLHGGTSSVHVIGHPPGDDAWPIGWDGPNGGIRLRDGALAVSAPHGRAFEVDGVSYGHVLDPATGEPVQQARGAGVTGPSSLVCDACSTALLVRGPSWLPEFRQRWPGYDGWTR, encoded by the coding sequence GTGCCTGCCCCCGTTCTCCTCGCCGTGCACGCCATGGCGACACGGTTCGAGCTCGTGCTGCACGGCGACGACGCCATGCGGCTCCGCGCGGCCGGCGAGGAGGCGCTCGCCGAGATCACGCGCGCCGAGCAGCTGCTCTCGGCTTACGCCCCGGCGAGCGACATCGGCCGCATCAACCGCGACGGCGCGGCCGGGCCGGTACGCGTCATGGCGGAGACCTGCCGCGTGCTGCGACAGTGCCTTGGACTGGCGCGGGCCACTCATGGGGCCTTCGACGTCACGGTGGGGCCGCTCGTCCGCCTGTGGCGAGCGGCTGGCGAGGTCGGCGTCGTGCCCGACGCCGCAGCCATTGCGGAGGCGCGGTTGCTCGTCGGCGCCGACCAGGTGATCGTCGACGAGGACGCGCTCACCGTCGCGCTCGCGCGCCCGGGCGTGGCCATCGACCTCGGCGCGGCCGGCAAGGGCTACGCCATCGATCTCGCGATCGGCGTGCTGCGCGAGCACGGCGTCACGTCGGCGCTGCTGCACGGGGGGACGAGCAGCGTGCACGTGATCGGGCACCCGCCTGGCGACGACGCCTGGCCCATCGGCTGGGACGGTCCGAATGGGGGCATCCGGCTGCGTGACGGCGCGCTGGCGGTCTCGGCCCCGCACGGTCGCGCCTTCGAGGTCGATGGCGTGTCGTACGGTCACGTGCTCGACCCGGCCACGGGCGAACCGGTCCAGCAGGCGCGGGGCGCCGGGGTGACCGGCCCCTCGTCGCTCGTGTGCGACGCCTGCTCCACGGCTCTGCTCGTGCGCGGCCCATCGTGGCTGCCGGAGTTCCGGCAGCGCTGGCCCGGGTACGACGGATGGACGAGATAA
- a CDS encoding Gfo/Idh/MocA family protein: MATEHTPGLSRRDFIRTTAGTTAGAVAASIVAARPASALPQTAKSAGRVLGANDRINFAVVGVKGMGGGHLRNLAGELTQNDNVQVVAICDVWSKARAKACELNKLQESIAYPHYDKMMAAVGKDIDAVVVATPDHWHAALTIASLNAGKHVYVEKPMTHTLEEAFKVQAAAKASGKLVQVGSQGCSDPKWLKAREVVKAGKLGKVLWATGSYCRNNPKGEWNYEIDPEGTPETIDWQTWLGPAPKRAFSAERYFRWRKYWDYGNGIIGDLWPHRLHPLMLAMDIKDYPSRVACMGGDLVGTDKGPGPDGKPWGDPREVADTTLMMVEFPSGQMIFLAGATTNERGVDDVIRGNKANLLAGGTKLLLQPERPYTDEIEASDESVPDSGESHLKHMRNFIQSMRTNTPPNCDIELGVRVQTIVSMAETAYRQKRQVSFDETKKRLT, encoded by the coding sequence ATGGCCACCGAGCACACCCCGGGCTTGTCCCGCCGGGACTTCATCCGCACCACCGCCGGCACGACCGCCGGCGCCGTCGCCGCGTCGATCGTCGCCGCCAGGCCCGCGAGCGCGCTGCCGCAGACCGCGAAGTCGGCGGGCCGCGTCCTTGGCGCCAACGACCGCATCAACTTCGCGGTGGTGGGGGTGAAGGGCATGGGCGGCGGCCACCTGCGCAACCTGGCGGGCGAGCTGACGCAGAACGACAACGTGCAGGTCGTCGCCATCTGCGACGTGTGGTCGAAGGCACGCGCCAAGGCCTGTGAGCTGAACAAGCTGCAGGAGTCGATCGCCTACCCGCACTACGACAAGATGATGGCCGCGGTCGGCAAGGACATCGACGCCGTCGTCGTCGCGACGCCGGACCACTGGCACGCCGCGCTGACGATCGCGTCGCTCAACGCCGGCAAGCACGTGTACGTCGAGAAGCCGATGACGCACACGCTCGAGGAGGCCTTCAAGGTGCAGGCCGCCGCGAAGGCGTCGGGCAAGCTGGTGCAGGTCGGCTCGCAAGGCTGCTCCGACCCGAAGTGGCTGAAGGCCCGCGAGGTCGTCAAGGCCGGCAAGCTCGGCAAGGTGTTGTGGGCCACCGGCAGCTACTGCCGCAACAACCCGAAGGGTGAGTGGAACTACGAGATCGATCCCGAGGGCACGCCCGAGACGATCGACTGGCAGACGTGGCTGGGCCCCGCCCCCAAGCGCGCCTTCAGCGCCGAGCGCTACTTCCGGTGGCGCAAGTACTGGGACTACGGCAACGGCATCATCGGCGACCTGTGGCCGCACCGACTGCACCCGTTGATGCTCGCGATGGACATCAAGGACTACCCGAGCCGCGTCGCCTGCATGGGCGGCGATCTGGTCGGCACCGACAAGGGACCGGGGCCGGACGGCAAGCCGTGGGGCGACCCGCGGGAAGTGGCCGACACCACCCTGATGATGGTCGAGTTCCCGTCGGGCCAGATGATCTTCCTGGCCGGGGCGACGACCAACGAGCGCGGCGTCGACGACGTGATCCGCGGCAACAAGGCGAACCTGCTGGCCGGCGGCACCAAGCTGCTCCTCCAGCCGGAGCGCCCCTACACCGACGAGATCGAGGCCAGCGACGAGTCCGTGCCCGATTCCGGTGAGTCGCACCTCAAGCACATGCGCAACTTCATCCAGTCGATGCGCACCAACACGCCACCCAACTGCGACATCGAACTCGGCGTGCGCGTGCAGACCATCGTCTCGATGGCCGAGACCGCGTATCGCCAGAAGCGCCAGGTCAGCTTCGACGAAACGAAGAAGCGCCTCACTTAG
- a CDS encoding Gfo/Idh/MocA family protein, giving the protein MADPLDRRLFLAGAAATLGALLGERGLSAAHLPPQDEPVWEGPPVKVALIGVGPWGRELLTHLSRVNALALVAVCDSYAPFLKRAQEAAPKAQAVADYKAVLAMADVEGVIIATPTHTHKEIVLAALQAGKHVYCEAPLASTVDDTRAIAQAAKGAGTLVFASGLQGRSNALQKHVWNFVKSGVLGETALVKAQWNKKDSWRRAAPTPEREKVVNWRLARATSAGLPGEIGIHHFDLATSYLDKLPTAVSGSSALVAWNDGREIPDSVTCLFEYGKAIRATYAATLTSSFGGSYATFQGNNSSLLVREKRAWLFKEADSALLGWEVYARKEPVHDDVGIALVADATKILAAGKEPGKDGPVEPEQEALYLALDNFAWAMRGKAPVNAGALEGLQATVTAIKAHEASLTGTRIELAPESFTL; this is encoded by the coding sequence ATGGCAGATCCTCTCGACCGTCGCTTGTTCCTCGCAGGCGCGGCAGCCACCCTCGGCGCCCTCCTCGGTGAGCGCGGCCTGTCGGCCGCTCACCTTCCGCCCCAGGACGAGCCCGTCTGGGAGGGGCCGCCCGTCAAGGTCGCCCTGATCGGCGTCGGCCCGTGGGGGCGCGAACTGCTCACCCACCTCTCCCGCGTCAACGCCCTGGCGCTGGTCGCCGTGTGCGACAGCTACGCGCCGTTCCTCAAGCGCGCGCAGGAGGCCGCCCCGAAAGCGCAGGCCGTGGCCGACTACAAGGCCGTGCTGGCGATGGCCGACGTCGAGGGCGTGATCATCGCGACGCCGACGCACACACACAAGGAAATCGTGCTGGCGGCGCTGCAGGCCGGCAAGCACGTCTACTGCGAGGCGCCGCTGGCTTCGACCGTCGACGACACGCGCGCCATCGCGCAGGCGGCCAAGGGCGCTGGCACGCTGGTCTTCGCGAGCGGGCTCCAGGGCCGCTCCAACGCGCTCCAGAAGCACGTATGGAACTTCGTGAAGTCCGGGGTGCTCGGCGAGACGGCCCTGGTGAAGGCGCAGTGGAACAAGAAGGACAGCTGGCGCCGCGCCGCGCCCACCCCGGAGCGCGAGAAAGTGGTCAACTGGCGGCTCGCCAGGGCGACGTCGGCGGGCCTGCCCGGCGAGATCGGCATCCACCACTTCGACCTCGCCACCAGCTACCTCGACAAGCTGCCCACCGCCGTGAGCGGCTCGAGCGCCCTCGTCGCCTGGAACGACGGCCGCGAGATCCCCGACTCGGTCACGTGCCTGTTCGAGTACGGCAAGGCGATCCGCGCGACGTACGCGGCGACCCTCACCAGTTCGTTCGGCGGCAGTTACGCGACCTTCCAGGGCAACAACAGCAGTCTGCTGGTGCGCGAGAAGCGCGCCTGGCTGTTCAAGGAAGCGGACTCGGCCCTGCTCGGGTGGGAAGTCTACGCCCGCAAGGAGCCGGTGCACGACGACGTCGGCATCGCCCTCGTGGCCGACGCCACCAAGATCCTCGCGGCCGGCAAGGAGCCGGGCAAGGATGGACCGGTCGAGCCCGAGCAGGAGGCGCTGTACCTTGCGCTCGACAACTTCGCCTGGGCGATGCGCGGCAAGGCCCCGGTGAACGCAGGCGCCCTCGAGGGCCTGCAAGCCACCGTGACGGCGATCAAGGCCCACGAGGCCTCGCTCACCGGCACGCGCATCGAGCTCGCACCCGAGTCGTTCACGCTGTAG
- the ychF gene encoding redox-regulated ATPase YchF, which produces MLRLGIVGLPNVGKSTLFNALTSAGALVANYPFATIEPNTGIVTVPDHRLGTLAELVSPERTVPASVEFVDIAGLVKGASQGEGLGNQFLHNIREVDAIVHVIRCFEDENIQHVMGAPDPSRDREIINIELGLADLSTVEKRLEKSVKMARSGDAAAKAEVAMVEAVKALLEAGKPARLYEPTDEMRPAFKGLNLLTSKPVLYAANVREDEAADGNAFVEALKARIDEEHETAEVVVFSAKVEAELAELEPEERAEFLGSLGLTESGLDRLARAAYHLLGLRSYFTAGEKEVRAWTIHAGDKAPAAAGVIHTDFEKGFIRAETVAFDDFVRVGGWKPAREQGLVRSEGKEYVVQDGDVLLFRFNV; this is translated from the coding sequence ATGCTTCGACTCGGCATCGTCGGACTCCCGAACGTCGGCAAGTCCACGCTCTTCAACGCGCTCACGTCGGCCGGGGCCCTCGTGGCCAACTACCCGTTTGCCACCATCGAGCCCAACACCGGGATCGTCACGGTGCCCGATCACCGCCTGGGCACGCTGGCCGAACTCGTGTCGCCCGAGCGCACGGTGCCCGCGTCGGTGGAGTTCGTCGACATCGCCGGCCTGGTGAAGGGCGCGAGCCAGGGCGAGGGCCTCGGCAACCAGTTCCTCCACAACATCCGCGAAGTCGATGCCATCGTCCACGTGATCCGCTGCTTCGAGGACGAGAACATCCAGCACGTGATGGGCGCGCCCGATCCGTCGCGCGACCGCGAGATCATCAACATCGAGCTGGGCCTGGCCGACCTGTCGACGGTGGAGAAGCGCCTCGAGAAGTCCGTGAAGATGGCCCGTTCCGGCGACGCCGCAGCCAAGGCCGAAGTCGCGATGGTGGAGGCCGTCAAGGCGCTCCTCGAAGCCGGCAAGCCGGCGCGCCTGTACGAGCCGACCGACGAGATGCGGCCCGCCTTCAAGGGGCTGAACCTCCTCACGTCCAAGCCGGTGCTGTACGCCGCGAACGTGCGCGAGGACGAAGCGGCCGACGGCAATGCCTTCGTCGAGGCCCTGAAGGCGCGCATCGACGAGGAGCACGAGACGGCGGAGGTCGTGGTGTTCTCCGCCAAGGTGGAGGCCGAACTGGCCGAACTCGAGCCCGAGGAGCGCGCCGAGTTCCTCGGGTCGCTGGGGCTCACCGAATCCGGGCTCGATCGTCTGGCGCGCGCCGCGTACCACCTGCTCGGCCTGCGCAGCTACTTCACTGCCGGCGAGAAGGAGGTCCGCGCGTGGACCATTCATGCCGGCGACAAGGCGCCGGCCGCCGCGGGCGTCATCCACACCGACTTCGAGAAGGGCTTCATCCGGGCCGAGACGGTGGCGTTCGACGACTTCGTCCGCGTCGGCGGCTGGAAGCCGGCGCGCGAGCAGGGACTCGTCCGCTCGGAAGGCAAGGAGTACGTCGTGCAGGACGGCGACGTGCTGCTGTTCCGGTTCAACGTCTGA